Proteins encoded within one genomic window of Streptomyces rubradiris:
- the gap gene encoding type I glyceraldehyde-3-phosphate dehydrogenase — MTIRVGINGFGRIGRNYFRALLEQGADIEVVAVNDLGDTATTAHLLKYDTILGRLKQEVTHTADTITVDGHTIKVLSERNPADIPWGELGVDIVIESTGIFTKKEDAAKHIAGGAKKVLISAPAKDEDITIVMGVNQDKYDPASHHVISNASCTTNCVAPMAKVLDENFGIVKGLMTTVHAYTNDQRILDFPHKDLRRARAAAENIIPTTTGAAKATALVLPHLKGKLDGMAMRVPVPTGSVTDLVVELSREVTKEEVNAAFQKAAEGELKGLLDYTEDPIVSSDIVNAPASCTFDSSLTMVQEGKNVKVIGWYDNEWGYSNRLVDLTVFVGNQL; from the coding sequence GTGACGATCCGCGTAGGCATCAACGGCTTCGGCCGCATCGGTCGTAACTACTTCCGCGCCCTGCTGGAGCAGGGGGCGGACATCGAGGTTGTGGCTGTCAACGACCTGGGTGACACCGCGACCACCGCCCACCTGCTCAAGTACGACACGATCCTGGGCCGCCTCAAGCAGGAGGTCACCCACACCGCCGACACGATCACCGTCGACGGCCACACCATCAAGGTGCTCTCCGAGCGCAACCCGGCCGACATCCCGTGGGGCGAGCTGGGCGTCGACATCGTCATCGAGTCCACCGGCATCTTCACCAAGAAGGAAGACGCCGCCAAGCACATCGCCGGCGGTGCCAAGAAGGTCCTCATCTCGGCTCCGGCCAAGGACGAGGACATCACCATCGTCATGGGCGTCAACCAGGACAAGTACGACCCGGCGAGCCACCACGTCATCTCCAACGCCTCCTGCACCACCAACTGTGTGGCGCCGATGGCCAAGGTCCTCGACGAGAACTTCGGCATCGTCAAGGGCCTGATGACGACGGTGCACGCGTACACCAACGACCAGCGCATCCTGGACTTCCCGCACAAGGACCTGCGCCGCGCCCGGGCCGCCGCCGAGAACATCATCCCGACCACCACCGGTGCCGCCAAGGCCACCGCCCTGGTCCTGCCGCACCTCAAGGGCAAGCTGGACGGCATGGCCATGCGCGTCCCGGTCCCGACCGGTTCGGTCACCGACCTGGTCGTGGAGCTGAGCCGCGAGGTCACCAAGGAAGAGGTCAACGCCGCCTTCCAGAAGGCCGCCGAGGGCGAGCTGAAGGGCCTCCTCGACTACACCGAGGACCCGATCGTCTCCTCCGACATCGTCAACGCCCCGGCGTCCTGCACCTTCGACTCCTCCCTGACCATGGTCCAGGAGGGCAAGAACGTGAAGGTCATCGGTTGGTACGACAACGAGTGGGGCTACTCCAACCGCCTCGTCGACCTCACGGTCTTCGTCGGCAACCAGCTCTGA
- the secG gene encoding preprotein translocase subunit SecG, with the protein MVLGFSIALIVFSLLLMLLVLMHKGKGGGLSDMFGGGMQSSVGGSSVAERNLDRITIVIGLLWFACIIVLGLVMKSNS; encoded by the coding sequence GTGGTTTTGGGGTTCTCGATCGCCCTGATCGTCTTCAGCCTGCTGCTGATGCTGCTGGTGCTGATGCACAAGGGGAAGGGCGGCGGCCTGTCCGACATGTTCGGCGGCGGCATGCAGTCCTCCGTCGGCGGTTCCTCGGTCGCCGAGCGCAACCTCGACCGGATCACCATCGTGATCGGCCTGCTGTGGTTCGCGTGCATCATCGTCCTCGGCCTCGTGATGAAGTCGAACAGCTGA
- a CDS encoding phosphoglycerate kinase has product MKTIDELLADGVSGKRVFVRADLNVPLADGTITDDGRIRAVLPTVKALADAGAKVVVASHLGRPKGAPDPAFSLLPAAERLGELLGAPVAFAEDTVGPAAHGAVDGLQPGQVAVIENLRFNPGETSKDDTERGEFADRLAALADVYVGDGFGAVHRKHASVFDLPARLPHYAGYLIATEVGVLKQLTDDVKRPYAVVLGGAKVSDKLGVIDHLLEKADRILIGGGMAYTFLKAQGHEVGISLLQEDQIPAVKEYMKRAEERGVEFVLPVDVLVSPDFPDLKTKAPANPTTVAATAIPANQEGLDIGPQTRTLYASKLADAATVFWNGPMGVFEHPDYAEGTKAVAQALVDSDGFTVVGGGDSAAAVRTLGFDEKAFGHISTGGGASLEYLEGKTLPGLAALED; this is encoded by the coding sequence ATGAAGACGATCGACGAACTTCTCGCCGACGGCGTGAGCGGCAAGCGGGTCTTCGTCCGCGCCGACCTCAACGTGCCGCTCGCCGACGGCACGATCACCGACGACGGCCGCATCCGCGCCGTCCTGCCCACCGTCAAGGCCCTCGCGGACGCGGGCGCCAAGGTGGTCGTCGCCTCGCACCTGGGCCGCCCCAAGGGTGCCCCGGACCCCGCCTTCTCGCTGCTGCCCGCGGCCGAGCGCCTCGGTGAACTGCTCGGCGCCCCCGTCGCCTTCGCCGAGGACACCGTCGGCCCCGCCGCCCACGGCGCCGTCGACGGCCTCCAGCCGGGCCAGGTCGCGGTCATCGAGAACCTGCGCTTCAACCCCGGCGAGACCTCCAAGGACGACACCGAGCGAGGGGAGTTCGCCGACCGGCTCGCCGCCCTCGCGGACGTCTACGTGGGCGACGGCTTCGGCGCCGTCCACCGCAAGCACGCCTCCGTCTTCGACCTCCCGGCCCGGCTGCCGCACTACGCCGGCTACCTGATCGCCACCGAGGTCGGCGTGCTGAAGCAGCTCACCGACGACGTCAAGCGGCCCTACGCGGTGGTGCTCGGCGGCGCCAAGGTGTCCGACAAGCTGGGCGTCATCGACCACCTGCTGGAGAAGGCCGACCGCATCCTCATCGGCGGCGGCATGGCCTACACCTTCCTCAAGGCCCAGGGCCACGAGGTCGGCATCTCCCTGCTCCAGGAGGACCAGATCCCGGCGGTCAAGGAGTACATGAAGCGCGCCGAGGAGCGCGGGGTGGAGTTCGTCCTCCCCGTCGACGTCCTCGTATCGCCCGACTTCCCGGACCTGAAGACCAAGGCCCCGGCCAACCCGACCACGGTCGCCGCGACCGCCATCCCGGCCAACCAGGAGGGCCTGGACATCGGCCCGCAGACCCGTACGCTGTACGCTTCGAAGCTCGCCGACGCCGCGACCGTGTTCTGGAACGGTCCCATGGGCGTCTTCGAACACCCCGACTACGCCGAGGGCACCAAGGCGGTCGCCCAGGCCCTCGTCGACTCCGACGGCTTCACCGTCGTCGGCGGCGGTGACTCCGCCGCGGCCGTGCGCACGCTCGGCTTCGACGAGAAGGCATTCGGCCACATCTCGACCGGTGGCGGCGCCTCCCTCGAATACCTCGAGGGCAAGACGCTCCCCGGCCTCGCCGCACTGGAGGACTGA
- the opcA gene encoding glucose-6-phosphate dehydrogenase assembly protein OpcA has translation MKIDLTDTTAGEINKALVRGRRAIGTPAVGMVLTLVIVTDEENAYDALKAANDASREHPSRTLVVIKRVSRGPRDRTSSRLDAEVRVGADAGTGETVVLRLYGEVVEHADSVVLPLLLPDAPVVVWWPVNAPLDPAKDPLGALAQRRVTDSYTAEQPVRELTARAAAYTPGDTDLSWTRITPWRSMLAAALDQVACEVRGVEVEGEEFNPSCELLAMWLADRLDVPVRRSPSAGPGLTAVRLDTSRGPITLDRADGSLATLAIEGQPARAVALKRRDTAELIAEELRRLDPDDTYASALRYGVERLNTVPKQSAEPPAEPVTEPAAAEGAEPVAEPEPVQEAAKAPAKKAAAKSAKKAPARKAAAK, from the coding sequence ATGAAGATAGATCTGACCGACACCACCGCCGGAGAGATCAACAAGGCGCTCGTGCGGGGCCGCCGCGCCATCGGCACCCCCGCCGTCGGCATGGTCCTGACCCTCGTCATCGTCACCGACGAGGAGAACGCCTACGACGCCCTGAAGGCCGCCAACGACGCCTCCCGCGAGCACCCCTCGCGCACCCTGGTCGTCATCAAGCGGGTCTCCCGCGGCCCGCGCGACCGCACCTCCTCGCGGCTGGACGCCGAGGTGCGGGTGGGCGCGGACGCGGGCACCGGCGAGACGGTGGTTCTGCGGCTGTACGGCGAGGTCGTCGAGCACGCGGACTCGGTGGTCCTGCCGCTGCTGCTGCCGGACGCCCCGGTCGTCGTGTGGTGGCCGGTGAACGCGCCGCTCGACCCGGCGAAGGACCCGCTGGGCGCGCTCGCCCAGCGCCGGGTCACCGACAGCTACACCGCCGAGCAGCCGGTGCGCGAGCTGACCGCCCGCGCCGCGGCCTACACCCCCGGCGACACCGACCTGTCCTGGACCCGGATCACGCCGTGGCGTTCGATGCTGGCGGCGGCCCTGGACCAGGTCGCGTGCGAGGTGCGGGGCGTGGAGGTGGAGGGCGAGGAGTTCAACCCGAGCTGTGAGCTGCTGGCGATGTGGCTCGCGGACCGGCTGGACGTTCCCGTCCGGCGCTCCCCGTCCGCCGGCCCGGGGCTCACCGCCGTCCGGCTGGACACCAGCCGGGGGCCGATCACGCTGGACCGCGCGGACGGCTCGCTGGCCACGCTCGCCATCGAGGGCCAGCCGGCCCGCGCGGTGGCGCTGAAGCGGCGGGACACCGCCGAGCTGATCGCGGAGGAGCTGCGCCGGCTGGACCCGGACGACACCTACGCGTCGGCGCTGCGCTACGGCGTGGAGCGGCTGAACACGGTACCGAAGCAGTCCGCCGAGCCCCCGGCCGAACCGGTCACCGAACCGGCAGCCGCGGAGGGGGCCGAACCGGTCGCCGAGCCGGAGCCGGTTCAGGAGGCGGCCAAGGCCCCCGCGAAGAAGGCGGCGGCCAAGAGCGCCAAGAAGGCACCGGCGAGGAAGGCGGCAGCGAAGTGA
- a CDS encoding RNA polymerase-binding protein RbpA — MASGNAIRGSRVGAGPMGEAERGESAPRLRISFWCSNGHETQPSFASDAQVPETWDCPRCGFPAGQDRDNPPAPPRTEPYKTHLAYVRERRSDADGEAILAEALAKLRGEI; from the coding sequence GTGGCAAGTGGCAACGCGATCCGAGGAAGCCGGGTCGGGGCGGGGCCGATGGGCGAGGCCGAGCGCGGCGAGTCCGCGCCGCGTCTGCGCATCTCCTTCTGGTGCTCCAACGGGCACGAGACGCAGCCCAGCTTCGCCAGCGACGCGCAGGTTCCCGAGACCTGGGACTGCCCCCGCTGCGGCTTCCCGGCCGGCCAGGACCGGGACAACCCGCCGGCACCGCCGCGCACCGAGCCCTACAAGACGCACCTCGCGTACGTGCGCGAGCGGCGCAGCGACGCGGACGGCGAGGCGATCCTCGCCGAGGCGCTCGCCAAACTGCGGGGCGAGATCTAG
- the pgi gene encoding glucose-6-phosphate isomerase: MNADGRTRLHQTPEWTALAKHREELADTRLRELFAADPGRGTGYTLKVGDLYIDYSKHLVTDDTLRLLRELAAATDVFGLRDAMFRGERINVTEDRAVLHTALRAPRDAVIEVDGENVVPKVHAVLDKMAGFADRVRSGAWTGYTGKRIRNVINVGIGGSDLGPAMAYEVLRSFTDRDLTVRFVSNVDGADLHEATRDLDPAETLFIIASKTFTTIETITNATSARQWLLAALGDEAAVAKHFVALSTNAGKVAEFGIDTDNMFEFWDWVGGRYSYDSAIGLSLMIAIGPDRFREMLDGFRLMDEHFRTAPAEANAPLLLGLLGIWYGNFHDAQSHAVLPYSHYLSKFTAYLQQLDMESNGKYVARDGKRVDWQTGPVVWGTPGTNGQHAYYQLIHQGTKLIPADFIGFAEPVAELSEELKAQHDLLMANFFAQTQALAFGKTAEEVRAEGVPEELVPHKTFQGDRPTTTILARALTPSVLGQLIALYEHKVFVQGAVWNIDSFDQWGVELGKVLAKKVEPALTEGADVPGLDASTKALVAKYRELRGRS, from the coding sequence ATGAACGCAGACGGCCGTACCAGGCTCCACCAGACGCCCGAGTGGACCGCCCTCGCCAAGCACCGGGAGGAGCTGGCGGACACCCGGCTGAGGGAACTGTTCGCCGCCGACCCCGGGCGCGGCACCGGGTACACGCTCAAGGTCGGCGACCTGTACATCGACTACTCCAAGCACCTGGTCACCGACGACACCCTGCGGCTGCTGCGCGAGCTGGCCGCGGCGACGGACGTCTTCGGACTGCGGGACGCCATGTTCCGCGGCGAGCGGATCAACGTCACGGAGGACCGGGCGGTGCTGCACACCGCGCTGCGCGCCCCGCGGGACGCCGTGATCGAGGTCGACGGCGAGAACGTCGTGCCCAAGGTGCACGCGGTGCTGGACAAGATGGCCGGCTTCGCCGACCGGGTCCGCTCCGGCGCGTGGACCGGGTACACCGGCAAGCGCATCCGCAATGTGATCAACGTCGGTATCGGCGGTTCCGACCTCGGCCCCGCGATGGCCTACGAGGTGCTGCGCAGCTTCACCGACCGCGACCTCACGGTCCGCTTCGTCTCCAACGTGGACGGCGCCGACCTGCACGAGGCCACCCGGGACCTGGATCCGGCGGAGACGCTGTTCATCATCGCCTCCAAGACCTTCACCACGATCGAGACCATCACCAACGCCACCTCCGCGCGCCAGTGGCTGCTGGCCGCGCTGGGCGACGAGGCCGCGGTGGCGAAGCACTTCGTGGCGCTGTCGACGAACGCCGGGAAGGTCGCGGAGTTCGGCATCGACACGGACAACATGTTCGAGTTCTGGGACTGGGTCGGCGGCCGGTACTCCTACGACTCCGCGATCGGCCTGTCCCTGATGATCGCGATCGGCCCGGACCGGTTCCGGGAGATGCTCGACGGCTTCCGTCTGATGGACGAGCACTTCCGCACCGCGCCCGCCGAGGCCAACGCGCCGCTGCTGCTGGGCCTGCTGGGCATCTGGTACGGCAACTTCCACGACGCCCAGTCGCACGCGGTGCTGCCGTACTCGCACTACCTGTCGAAGTTCACCGCCTACCTCCAGCAGCTGGACATGGAGTCCAACGGCAAGTACGTCGCCCGCGACGGCAAGCGGGTCGACTGGCAGACCGGGCCGGTGGTGTGGGGCACGCCCGGCACCAACGGGCAGCACGCCTACTACCAGTTGATCCACCAGGGCACCAAGCTGATCCCGGCGGACTTCATCGGCTTCGCCGAGCCGGTCGCCGAGCTGAGCGAGGAACTCAAGGCCCAGCACGACCTGTTGATGGCCAACTTCTTCGCCCAGACCCAGGCGCTGGCGTTCGGCAAGACCGCCGAGGAGGTCCGCGCGGAGGGCGTGCCCGAGGAACTGGTCCCGCACAAGACCTTCCAGGGCGACCGGCCCACCACGACGATCCTCGCCCGCGCGCTGACCCCGTCCGTGCTGGGCCAGCTGATCGCGCTGTACGAGCACAAGGTGTTCGTCCAGGGCGCGGTGTGGAACATCGACTCCTTCGACCAGTGGGGCGTGGAGCTCGGCAAGGTCCTCGCCAAGAAGGTCGAACCCGCGCTCACCGAGGGCGCCGACGTACCCGGTCTGGACGCGTCCACGAAGGCGCTGGTCGCCAAGTACCGGGAGCTGCGCGGCCGGAGCTGA
- the zwf gene encoding glucose-6-phosphate dehydrogenase: MSPVSGSGANPLRDPADRRLPRIAGPSGLVIFGVTGDLSRKKLMPAVYDLANRGLLPPGFSLVGFARRDWEHEDFAQVVHDAVKEHSRTPFREEVWQQLLQGMRFVQGTFDDDDAFERLRATIDELDKAQGTGGNFAFYLSVPPRSFPVVIQQLKKHGLADQSGGSWRRAVIEKPFGHDLASAEELNKVVHEVFEPDQVFRIDHYLGKETVQNILALRFANQMFEPIWNRSFVDHVQITMAEDIGIGGRAGYYDGIGAARDVIQNHLLQLMALTAMEEPASFGADALAAEKEKVLGAVRLPKDLGADTVRGQYAAGWQGGEKVIGYLEEEGIDPKSKTDTYAAIKLEIDNRRWAGVPFYLRTGKRLGRRVTEIAVVFQRAPHSPFDTTATEELGQNAIVIRVQPDEGVTVRFGSKVPGTSMEIRDVSMDFAYGESFTESSPEAYERLILDVLLGDANLFPRTEEVELSWKILDPIEEYWDTHGRPAQYKSGTWGPVEADEMLARDGRSWRRP; the protein is encoded by the coding sequence TTGTCACCCGTTTCCGGTTCCGGAGCGAACCCGCTTCGTGACCCGGCCGACCGACGGCTCCCGCGCATCGCGGGGCCGTCGGGCCTGGTCATCTTCGGCGTCACGGGCGACCTGTCCCGCAAGAAGCTGATGCCCGCGGTGTACGACCTCGCCAACCGGGGTCTGCTGCCGCCGGGGTTCTCCCTGGTGGGCTTCGCCCGCCGTGACTGGGAGCACGAGGACTTCGCCCAGGTCGTCCACGACGCCGTCAAGGAGCACTCGCGCACCCCGTTCCGCGAGGAGGTCTGGCAGCAGCTCCTCCAGGGGATGCGCTTCGTCCAGGGCACCTTCGACGACGACGATGCCTTCGAGCGGCTGCGCGCCACCATCGACGAGTTGGACAAGGCCCAGGGCACGGGCGGCAACTTCGCCTTCTACCTGTCGGTGCCCCCGCGCTCCTTCCCGGTGGTCATCCAGCAGCTGAAGAAGCACGGCCTGGCCGACCAGAGCGGCGGTTCCTGGCGGCGCGCGGTCATCGAGAAGCCGTTCGGCCACGACCTGGCGTCGGCCGAGGAGCTCAACAAGGTCGTGCACGAGGTGTTCGAGCCGGACCAGGTGTTCCGGATCGACCACTACCTCGGCAAGGAGACCGTCCAGAACATCCTGGCGCTGCGCTTCGCCAACCAGATGTTCGAGCCGATCTGGAACCGGTCCTTCGTCGACCACGTGCAGATCACCATGGCCGAGGACATCGGCATCGGCGGCCGGGCCGGCTACTACGACGGCATCGGCGCCGCCCGCGACGTCATCCAGAACCACCTGCTCCAGCTGATGGCGCTCACCGCGATGGAGGAGCCCGCCTCCTTCGGCGCGGACGCGCTGGCCGCGGAGAAGGAGAAGGTGCTCGGCGCGGTGCGGCTGCCGAAGGACCTGGGCGCCGACACCGTACGCGGTCAGTACGCGGCCGGCTGGCAGGGCGGCGAGAAGGTCATCGGCTACCTCGAAGAGGAGGGCATCGACCCGAAGTCGAAGACCGACACCTACGCCGCGATCAAGCTGGAGATAGACAACCGCCGCTGGGCGGGCGTCCCCTTCTACCTGCGCACCGGCAAGCGGCTGGGCCGCCGGGTCACCGAGATCGCGGTGGTCTTCCAGCGGGCCCCGCACTCCCCGTTCGACACCACGGCGACGGAGGAGCTGGGCCAGAACGCGATCGTCATCCGCGTCCAGCCCGACGAGGGCGTCACGGTCCGCTTCGGCTCCAAGGTGCCGGGCACCTCGATGGAGATCCGGGACGTGTCCATGGACTTCGCCTACGGCGAGTCGTTCACGGAGTCCAGCCCGGAGGCGTACGAACGGCTGATCCTGGACGTGCTGCTCGGCGACGCCAACCTCTTCCCGCGCACGGAGGAGGTCGAACTGTCCTGGAAGATCCTCGACCCGATCGAGGAGTACTGGGACACGCACGGCAGGCCCGCGCAGTACAAGTCGGGCACCTGGGGTCCGGTGGAAGCGGACGAGATGCTCGCACGAGACGGACGGAGCTGGCGCCGGCCATGA
- the tpiA gene encoding triose-phosphate isomerase: MSTRTPLMAGNWKMNLNHLEAIAHVQKLAFALADKDYEAVEVAVLPPFTDLRSVQTLVDGDKLKIKYGAQDISQHDSGAYTGEISGPMLAKLKCTYVAIGHSERRQYHNETDEVVNAKVKAAYKHGLTPILCVGEELDVREAGNHVTHTLAQVEGGLRDLPPEQAETVVIAYEPVWAIGTGKVCGAEDAQEVCAAIRAKIAELYSQDVADKVRIQYGGSVKSGNCAEIMAQPDIDGALVGGASLDADEFVKIVRFRDQ, translated from the coding sequence ATGAGCACGCGCACGCCGCTGATGGCGGGCAACTGGAAGATGAACCTCAACCACCTCGAGGCCATCGCGCACGTCCAGAAGCTCGCCTTCGCCCTGGCCGACAAGGACTACGAGGCCGTAGAGGTCGCCGTCCTGCCGCCCTTCACCGACCTGCGCTCCGTGCAGACCCTGGTCGACGGCGACAAGCTCAAGATCAAGTACGGTGCCCAGGACATCTCCCAGCACGACTCCGGCGCCTACACCGGCGAGATCTCCGGGCCGATGCTGGCCAAGCTGAAGTGCACCTACGTGGCGATCGGCCACTCCGAGCGCCGCCAGTACCACAACGAGACCGACGAAGTGGTCAACGCCAAGGTCAAGGCCGCCTACAAGCACGGCCTCACCCCGATCCTGTGCGTCGGCGAGGAACTGGACGTCCGCGAGGCGGGCAACCACGTCACCCACACCCTCGCCCAGGTCGAGGGCGGTCTGAGGGACCTCCCGCCCGAGCAGGCCGAGACCGTCGTGATCGCCTACGAGCCGGTGTGGGCCATCGGCACCGGCAAGGTCTGCGGCGCCGAGGACGCCCAGGAGGTCTGCGCCGCCATCCGCGCCAAGATCGCCGAGCTGTACTCCCAGGACGTGGCCGACAAGGTCCGCATCCAGTACGGCGGCTCCGTGAAGTCGGGCAACTGCGCCGAGATCATGGCCCAGCCCGACATCGACGGCGCCCTGGTCGGCGGTGCCTCGCTGGACGCCGACGAGTTCGTCAAGATCGTGCGCTTCCGCGATCAGTGA
- the pgl gene encoding 6-phosphogluconolactonase, translating to MSAPQLVVHHDKELMAQAAAARLITKIVDAQASRGTASVVLTGGRNGNGLLAALAAAPARDAVDWGRLDLWWGDERYLPEGDPERNVTQARAALLDSVPLDPERVHAMPASDGPYGSDVEAAAEAYAAELAKAAGPENHGPVPAFDVLMLGVGPDTHVASLFPELPAVRETERTVVGVHGAPKPPPTRITLTLPAIRAAREVWLLAAGEDKAEAAAIALSGAGEIQAPAAGAYGTRRTLWLLDSAAASQLPRSLYPPASP from the coding sequence GTGAGTGCACCGCAACTGGTCGTCCACCACGACAAGGAACTGATGGCGCAGGCCGCCGCGGCCCGCCTGATCACGAAGATCGTGGACGCGCAGGCCTCCCGGGGCACCGCGTCCGTGGTCCTCACCGGCGGCCGCAACGGCAACGGGCTGCTCGCCGCGCTGGCGGCGGCGCCCGCCCGGGACGCCGTCGACTGGGGTCGGCTGGACCTGTGGTGGGGCGACGAGCGCTACCTCCCCGAGGGCGACCCCGAGCGCAATGTCACGCAGGCCCGCGCGGCACTGCTGGACTCCGTCCCGCTGGACCCGGAGCGCGTGCACGCCATGCCCGCCTCCGACGGCCCGTACGGCTCGGACGTCGAGGCGGCCGCCGAGGCGTACGCGGCGGAGCTGGCCAAGGCTGCCGGACCGGAGAACCACGGCCCGGTGCCCGCCTTCGACGTGCTCATGCTGGGCGTCGGCCCGGACACCCATGTGGCCTCGCTCTTCCCGGAGCTGCCGGCCGTACGGGAGACCGAGCGCACGGTGGTCGGCGTGCACGGCGCGCCCAAGCCCCCGCCCACCCGGATCACCCTCACGCTCCCGGCGATCCGCGCGGCCCGCGAGGTCTGGCTCCTCGCGGCCGGCGAGGACAAGGCGGAGGCCGCGGCCATCGCCCTGTCGGGCGCCGGTGAGATCCAGGCCCCGGCGGCGGGCGCGTACGGCACCCGGCGCACCCTGTGGCTGCTGGACTCCGCCGCGGCCTCGCAGCTGCCGCGGTCGCTGTATCCGCCGGCGTCGCCGTGA